A genomic window from Cupriavidus basilensis includes:
- a CDS encoding helix-turn-helix domain-containing protein, whose translation MLEQPVRFDFEGFQRSLSATVVARNLTWKQVAEETGVSQTTLSRIAHGRKPDGPSLAVLMYWANLPLCDLVSLPAPNMAGAYDREAQGSRMTRMPQYQFNEDWAKRMGAHTPLTECSVLSYVNTLLAQGLVPASRPACAACGGNDGDIPCAYPDGTHRSCLRAEQHIAVERGGDIAAGLFLRTKGSGWKEVQKTFAGQPDVVTLYHAAGWPSATEAQPSATMRGSQIPAGLQHGAGAYARCSYCGRYSDNPKSLSRESFPCDCGETHGWCGSFVKPNAESKWSEAGIMARPAIAKGEAE comes from the coding sequence ATGCTGGAACAGCCCGTACGCTTCGATTTTGAAGGTTTCCAGCGATCGTTATCAGCTACGGTCGTGGCGCGGAATTTGACGTGGAAGCAGGTCGCCGAGGAAACGGGGGTAAGCCAGACGACGTTAAGTCGGATAGCTCACGGACGGAAGCCTGATGGTCCTAGCCTCGCGGTGTTGATGTACTGGGCCAATCTGCCGTTGTGCGATTTGGTCAGTCTACCCGCCCCGAATATGGCGGGGGCATACGACCGGGAGGCTCAAGGGAGCCGGATGACTCGTATGCCCCAATATCAATTCAACGAAGACTGGGCGAAGCGCATGGGTGCTCATACGCCTCTTACCGAATGTTCGGTTCTAAGCTACGTGAATACACTTCTCGCCCAAGGGTTGGTACCCGCCTCGCGGCCGGCGTGCGCAGCCTGCGGAGGCAATGATGGCGACATTCCTTGCGCATACCCGGATGGCACGCATCGCAGTTGTCTCCGCGCTGAGCAGCATATCGCGGTAGAGCGTGGCGGCGATATTGCGGCTGGCCTGTTCCTGCGCACCAAAGGCAGCGGCTGGAAGGAAGTGCAAAAGACCTTCGCCGGGCAGCCGGACGTGGTGACTCTGTATCACGCGGCGGGTTGGCCGAGCGCTACTGAGGCGCAACCCAGCGCCACAATGCGCGGCTCGCAGATCCCAGCCGGCCTCCAACACGGCGCGGGAGCCTATGCGCGCTGCTCGTACTGTGGTCGGTACTCAGACAACCCCAAATCCCTGTCGCGTGAGAGTTTTCCTTGCGACTGTGGGGAAACGCACGGCTGGTGCGGCTCGTTTGTGAAGCCCAACGCCGAATCGAAGTGGAGCGAGGCGGGCATCATGGCGCGCCCCGCAATTGCCAAAGGAGAAGCAGAGTGA